The following nucleotide sequence is from Borrelia coriaceae.
AGTTTTCTAATTGAGATTATGCCCCAGTTGAATTTTAAATATTTATTTTTTATTGTTCTTGATATACTTGATTTTGATAGATTAATTCTTTCAGCTATATCAGCTAATTTCATTGGTCTTAAGCTCTTAAAGCCTCTTCGTAAAAATTCTTTTTGCAATGTATATATTGCGATTCCTATTTTAGCTAGTGTTTCGTCTCTGTATCTTAAAGATTCAATTAGCCATTTTGCTTGTTTATATTTTTTTGTGTCTTTAACCTTTTGTTTTTTAACTTCTTTTTTGAAAATATTGACTTCTTTGATTTTTAACTTTAGTTTGTTATCTTTACTTATAACAATGATGTCTGGTTCAATATAGTCATTTATATTATCTTTGTCTTTAAATTCAGATGTGGGATTAGGGTTAAGCCTTAGTTTAATTGTGTCAAGAGCGTCATTTAATTCTTGGGTGCTTAGGTTAAGTTCTTTTTTTAGTTTGTCTTGAGTTTTTTCAAGCAAGTCTGCTCTTTCAAGGATTTTAATTATATTGGTATCTAATTTATAATATTTTGCTTGTAGTATTAATGATTCTATGATGTTAGGTGTACAAATTCCTATTGGATCAAATTGTTGAATTAGTTTGATCATTTTAGTTACCTGAGGCCAATCTTCTTTTTTGAAGAAGTCATAAGGGTTGAGTATATAAAATCCTTTGCTATTTAGATTATTGATTATGATTTCTCCTATGTTGATCTCAGCGTTGCTAAGTCTTTGAATTCGTAGCTGTAGTAATAGATGTTCTTTAAGAGAAAGTTTGGGTGATGTTTCAGATAGTGCAATCTCGTATTGGGTTGTATTACTATCATTTTCGTTGTAAAAAAATTTTCTAAATTTATAAGTTTTTATTGTTTCAAAAAATATTTTATTTGAGTCTATTTGCAGGTATTCATTATTTTCAATTTCATCTAATATAATTTTTGTTAATTCTTGTTTATCAAGACTTAGCATTTTGATTGCATTAATTTGCATTATTTGTAATTTTTGTGTTAGTTTTAAGTTTTGTTTAAGCATTTTTACACAACAATATATAGTATTCCGCTAGATATGATTAGTATTGCAGGAGTGATGTTTTTATAGAGTAATAGAACAATTAAGTTTAATCCTGCAAGCGCTAAACTTTTTGAAAGTTCTATATTGTTATAGCTTATTTTTAAGAATATGCTTTCAAATAGAACCACTGTAGTCATTATCCATAGTGCTATAATTATGGGTCTTAGGTTTTGAAGGTAGTAATTTAAGAAGTTTATTTTATGTAGTGTTGTTATAAGGGTAATAATTAATATTGGTGCAGTTATTAAAGCTATTGTGGCAATTATTGCGCCGCTAATTCCAGCTACTTTGGTTCCAACATATGTTGCTATATTGGTAGCAATAGGTCCAGGAGTAATTCTAGATATTGTAATAACATTAACAAATTCTTCTTTTGTTAACCATCCCTTATTAGCGATAATTTCTTTATTGATTATCGTTGTAATTCCGTTTCCTCCACCGAAATTTAGAATTCCTATTTTGAAAAATGTAATGAATAAATTTATTAAATTCAAATCTGTACCTTTTTTTTTAAAAAATTTTTCTTTACTTTATATGTTACAAAACATATTGGTAAAAATGTTAGTAATATATATGATATGTCTATATGAAATTTATATAGTGTGTATGTTGTTAGTAAGCATATTGTCCATTTTGTTATTGATTTTTTTAACATTTTTTTTGAGAATTCAAATATGATCGTTGACATTATTATTGTTGATGATATTTTTGCACCTTCAAAAAATTTTTGAGCATAAATGTTATTTGGATTTAGGTTTGCATAAAGGGCTATTATTGTGATTACCACTATGGATGGTAAGATTCCAGCTATAGTTAATATAATTGCACCTTTAAATCCTTTAAGTTCTTTGCCCATTAAAAATGCAAAGTTGATTGCTGTTACGCCGGGAACCACATTTGATTTTGCAAAGATCTCATTGAAATCTTTATCAGATATTAACTTTTTTTTATTGACTATTGTTTTTCTAAGTTCAGATATTATTAATAATCCCCCACCAATTGTAATTGTGGTTGTCTTTAACATAAGATAGAATAATTTTAATAATTCATATGATGTTTCTTTTGTTTTATTCATGCATTCCTTATCCTAATTTTAAATAGTGTAAGGTTTGAGTTACATTGTATCATAGTGATTGTGTAATGTTTATTAGTATAGGTTTTTTGTATATTAATTTTTTGCTTTATTGATGGGTCTTGTAAAGATTGTATTTTTCTATTATTTTTTATACTATAACCGTGGTGCTCTATGAATGACCAATTAAATGTATTTAAAGAAATATTTGTTTTTCAGAATTATCTTAATAAGATTTTTGAAACGATAGTGGCTTATGGATTAAAACTTTTAGTAGCGTTGGCAGTATGGTCCATTTTAAGGTTTTTTGTAAAAAAAGCGGGTAATCTTTTCTTTAAAGCTTTTGAAAAATCTAGATTGGAAACCAAATTAGATTCTACTGTGCTTAATTTTTTTAAATCATTTTTTAAGGTGATGACAGATATGGTATTAATCCTGATGGTATTGCCTTATCTTGGTGTGCCTACAGCTTCTATCTTTGCTGTATTTGGATCTTTAGGTCTTGCAGTTGGTCTTGCTGCTCAAGGGATTTTATCTAACTTTGTGAGTGGGTTTGTTGTGTTAAATTCCAATTTTTTTAAAATTGGTGATTACATTAGTTGTGATGATGTTGAGGGAGGAGTAATTGATATTCATATATTTTTTACTACTCTTAAGACTGTAGATGGTAAGATCATTAAGATTCCAAATAGTAAGTTTACAAATGTATCGGTTACTAATTTTTCTGCAAATCCTGAGAGAAGAATTGAATTTAGTTTTCAAGTTCCTTATGAGACAGACATTAGTCTTCTTAAGAGTAAGATAGAAAATTTGGCATTTTCATTTAATAAGGAAAGGTATGGTGTTAATGAACCTAATGTTATTGTAAAGGAATATACTCCTTATTATGTAGTAATGCAGGTGAGATGTTTTGTAAAGACTGAGTTTTTTTGGGATTTTCAATATTTCATATCAGAAAATATTAAAGACATTTTAAATGATATGGGAATAAAATTTCCCATTCATATTATGAGTTTTAGTAAATTGCATTAATATTTTTGGTTTTTAATGATTTCAGAATAATACTGTTCAATTTTTTCTACAAAAAATGAGCTTGAAAATATCTTAGATATCTTTTCTGTATTTTTTTTTAAAGTTTGTAATTTTTCATCGTTTTTTATTGTTTCTATCATGTATTTGTATATACTCTCATAATTGTCTATTAAGAATCCATTTTTTCCTTGCTGGATTACATCTTTATATATTATGTCGTTAGTAAGTACAGCAGGTATTCCGGCAGTTAATGCTTCAATTGTTGTCATTGGATATACTTCGCTTTTTGATAGACTTGTAAATACATCAGATATTTTATAATAGTAATACAT
It contains:
- a CDS encoding chromate transporter, whose amino-acid sequence is MNKTKETSYELLKLFYLMLKTTTITIGGGLLIISELRKTIVNKKKLISDKDFNEIFAKSNVVPGVTAINFAFLMGKELKGFKGAIILTIAGILPSIVVITIIALYANLNPNNIYAQKFFEGAKISSTIIMSTIIFEFSKKMLKKSITKWTICLLTTYTLYKFHIDISYILLTFLPICFVTYKVKKNFLKKKVQI
- a CDS encoding mechanosensitive ion channel family protein, whose amino-acid sequence is MNDQLNVFKEIFVFQNYLNKIFETIVAYGLKLLVALAVWSILRFFVKKAGNLFFKAFEKSRLETKLDSTVLNFFKSFFKVMTDMVLILMVLPYLGVPTASIFAVFGSLGLAVGLAAQGILSNFVSGFVVLNSNFFKIGDYISCDDVEGGVIDIHIFFTTLKTVDGKIIKIPNSKFTNVSVTNFSANPERRIEFSFQVPYETDISLLKSKIENLAFSFNKERYGVNEPNVIVKEYTPYYVVMQVRCFVKTEFFWDFQYFISENIKDILNDMGIKFPIHIMSFSKLH
- the rpoN gene encoding RNA polymerase factor sigma-54, encoding MLKQNLKLTQKLQIMQINAIKMLSLDKQELTKIILDEIENNEYLQIDSNKIFFETIKTYKFRKFFYNENDSNTTQYEIALSETSPKLSLKEHLLLQLRIQRLSNAEINIGEIIINNLNSKGFYILNPYDFFKKEDWPQVTKMIKLIQQFDPIGICTPNIIESLILQAKYYKLDTNIIKILERADLLEKTQDKLKKELNLSTQELNDALDTIKLRLNPNPTSEFKDKDNINDYIEPDIIVISKDNKLKLKIKEVNIFKKEVKKQKVKDTKKYKQAKWLIESLRYRDETLAKIGIAIYTLQKEFLRRGFKSLRPMKLADIAERINLSKSSISRTIKNKYLKFNWGIISIRKLFNSVGGAKTNEFSKLSIKLVIKGILEQNKNIVDNQISAILKSKGITISRRTVNKYRNELKSKGEIYGP
- a CDS encoding chromate transporter — encoded protein: MNLINLFITFFKIGILNFGGGNGITTIINKEIIANKGWLTKEEFVNVITISRITPGPIATNIATYVGTKVAGISGAIIATIALITAPILIITLITTLHKINFLNYYLQNLRPIIIALWIMTTVVLFESIFLKISYNNIELSKSLALAGLNLIVLLLYKNITPAILIISSGILYIVV